The segment GTCCACTTATTAGCAACTTTCATTACTGACGAAGGCATTTGTTGATGGCTCATTTTAGGTCAGCCTCAATCATCTTTTTTGATCATTTAGCTCGACAAGTCATTTCTCGAGCACCGCATCGACGATATACTGAAATGAAAGCCTAGGAGAGTATAACACTCCCCATAGCTTGGAGGAAGCCTTTTAACTAAGCCCCTGTACATTTCTGATAGATTTTCTCTATATGCTCAACAGGTGCAAGGAACTAGGTTATGGACGTGAAAGATTTACGGGTTCTTTTACTGCCGAGCTCTCGACATTCTCTCGAGTCTCTCTCGAGTCTGACCTTTGTTGTTGACGATCTCTCCTTCGTTGTTGAATTAGGTACTTTATTACAAGAGATCATGATCCTTCATCTCTGTTTTGTTTACCTTATATAGTAATACAGTACGTAATGGAGTGGGCCACCCCATAAAGTTCATAAATGATAGACATTTTTAGTAGTAATCTTCTTTTTGCATGTTTTTGAGCCAGATTTATAAGTTTGGTGCAAGGTTCTTATACCATTTGGATGCAACTTTGTTAAGAAGCTGATCATGGGGAACTaagattttgttctttatatGCAGCttggttttttgttcttgcatAGTACACTAAGGCGTATAGTCTTCTCGAACCTTAACCATAGGATCATACGTCACAAGCAAAATACAAGAACTTATGGACTCGTGGTTTCTTAAAATGAAGGTattaattaccattttaaaattagatggtttaatttttattttttctgctGTTGGACTAAAAATTGCGATATAATCTTCGATAACTTGAGCATTAGGGAAATACGAGCATTCTTGAGCATTAGGGAAATACGAGCATTCTTGAGCATTAGGGTTGTGAATTTCGTGAATATTAAGTCAGTCTAATGATTCATGAATTTGTTTTGGTCATACAATGCTGAGTGTGGatttatataatttgtattcgatgaagagaaaagaaatagaataacATAACAATATTGATGATAAATATTGACGTAATCTAATGCATGAAAACAATTTCATAGtgcatattatattatatggtatgatatatGATGCGAAGTAAAAAGCTTAGTGGTGTCCAATTCCTCCGCCACCACCTCCACCAAAGCCAGAGCCACCGCCGAAGCCCCCTCCGActccgcctccgccgccgccaccgaACCCacctccaaatccaccaccTGAGCCACCTCCAAAACCTCCGCCTTTTCCAAAGCCACCACCAAAACCTCCGCCCTTTCCAAAGCCACCACCaaaacctcctcctcctcctcctcctcctccacctccaccactCCCTATGCCACCACCAAGTCCACCGCCCTTACCGAACCCTCCTCCAGCACCACCACCAAGGCCTCCACCATTACCACCTCCTACTCCACCACCTAGGCCTCCACCCTTTCCAATGCCACCGCCAAGTCCACCACCCTTGCCAAACCCTCCACCGGCACCACCACCTAAGCCTCCTCCTTTGCCAATTCCACCGCCCAGTCCACCACCCTTGCCAAACCCTCCACCGGCACCACCACCTAAGCCTCCTCCTTTACCAATTCCACCGCCCAGTCCTCCACCCTTGCCAAACCCTCCACCGGCACCGCCTCCTAAGCCTCCTCCCTTACCAATTCCACCGCCCAGTCCACCACCCTTACCATACCCTCCACCGGCACCACCTCCTAAGCCTCCTCCCTTACCAATTCCACCGCCAAGTCCACCACCTTTACCGATCCCTCCCCCAACACCGCCTCCTACTCCACCACCAAGGCCTCCTCCCTTACCGAATCCTCCACCCTTCCCAATGCCACCACCAAGTCCTCCACCCTTACCATAACCTCCTCCAGCGCCACCACCAAGTCCTCCACCTTTGCCAATGCCACCACCAAGCCCTCCTCCCTTACCGTATCCACCACCTAGGCCTCCACCCTTGCCAATGCCACCGCCTACTCCACCACCAGCACCACCACCTAGGCCTCCACCCTTACCAATGCCACCGCCTAGACCACCACCTTTACCAAACCCGCCACCAGCACCACCACCTAGTCCGCCACCCTTGCCAAAGCCAGCGCCTCCTCCTACGCCACCTCCAGCTCCACCCCCAATTCCACTTCCACCTCCAaaaccaccgccgccgccgccgccgccgccacctccacctcctcctcctcctccaaaTCCGCCTCCAAATCCACTTCCACCACCAAACCCAACCCCTAATCCACCACTCTTGCCAAAGAACAGAAACTTCTCTTCCTCCCCATTACTAACTTCCTTGGCAACCACACTGAACACAAGAACATAAAAGCAGAACAAGGATAACAGAGTCACTCTGTTGCAGCCAGTTGCCATGATTGTGGAGGGCAATGGATGAAGAGCTTTAGGCACACCCACAGGTATTTATATGCCCCATCAAACACCTTTTGGCTTGGCATTAATTTGAACTCAACTACTAACAGTTCGCTTTTTTGTTAGAAACTCTGAGCTCCCACTTCCCCATCACTACTTTTTCTGCCTTTTCCCATAACCAGAAATGTGAGAGAGCCATTTTGTAGCTGTCATGCACGTTATGGTCACACCACCATTCAATTCTTTGGGTCCTTCTAAACTAACAACCAAATACAAACCCTCTTAATTCCTCACAAACCTCCTCTTCATACATTCATTCATTAGGGAACCACTTCTTGTTGCTCCTCAAAAAATCACTTCAAATTACACCCAAATTAACCCAACCCATTTCAGAGTTAGATATTCATGTTTAATGTGGTATCAATGAGATGTCCACCCAAGACGAGGAAGCCTTCTCCGTCCTTATTTTATGCCCCATGCTCAAGACGAGGAAGCCTTCTCCGTCCTTATTTCACGCCTCATGCTCAAGACGAGGAAGCCTTCTCCGTCCTTATTTCACGCCCCATGCTCACATCctccattaattttttgatGGGGGTCGAGGTAAAGATTCCTGGTAATTCACTTTTCCCTCCATTTATTGCCCCATTTAGCTAACAAGAAAATATGATCTGGGTAGGATCGAGATGAGAATATAATTCATCCCGACCCCAGTCCCATTTATCTAATCAGAAAAAATGTGAGATTCCCACGTCAGTtaggagaagaatgaaatattcttaTCTAACATGAGAGCAAAcacgaaaggaaaaacccaaagaagataatatctactagcaatgagTTTGGACTGCTACgaaaaaaaatctcttccctctctccctttttttatttaaagaggGATCCCATTCATGGCGAATTAAAATGCTCTCCACAAATCTCACAAATCACAAAGTGAGTATAAACTTCGAGAAAGTGACGCATATTAATTAGAGCGTGGAGGTTGCAATATCTTATCTTAACATTATGCAACTAAGGATAGGGAGAGTGAAGGAACAATTttgttatgaaaaaaaaaaaaaaaaaaaataaaaaaacataattattttgtttttagtgaTTAATTATTGGAATTATTTGTGTATTAGTGTGTTTTTGATGCTTTTAGGATACCCACCGACAAATCAGCCCCCAAACAAAAAGCTAAAACAGATCACTTTCCTATTATTTCAATGGAGagtaaatgaataattaattatttcttttttatttttttaatatttttttaataaaccaTATTAATTaccacaacaaaataataataaaactgaGATAGtctcctatttatttatttattttattaaaatatatttttttttatttgtttattttaaggatatttttatggCTTATCCACCAATG is part of the Cucurbita pepo subsp. pepo cultivar mu-cu-16 chromosome LG12, ASM280686v2, whole genome shotgun sequence genome and harbors:
- the LOC111806872 gene encoding glycine-rich cell wall structural protein-like isoform X4 → MATGCNRVTLLSLFCFYVLVFSVVAKEVSNGEEEKFLFFGKSGGLGVGFGGGSGFGGGFGGGGGGGGGGGGGGGGGFGGGSGIGGGAGGGVGGGAGFGKGGGLGGGAGGGFGKGGGLGGGIGKGGGLGGGAGGGVGGGIGKGGGLGGGAGGGYGKGGGLGGGIGKGGGLGGGAGGGFGKGGGLGGGIGKGGGLGGGAGGGFGKGGGLGGGIGKGGGLGGGAGGGFGKGGGLGGGIGKGGGLGGGVGGGNGGGLGGGAGGGFGKGGGLGGGIGSGGGGGGGGGGGGFGGGFGKGGGFGGGFGKGGGFGGGSGGGFGGGFGGGGGGGVGGGFGGGSGFGGGGGGGIGHH
- the LOC111806872 gene encoding glycine-rich cell wall structural protein-like isoform X3; this encodes MATGCNRVTLLSLFCFYVLVFSVVAKEVSNGEEEKFLFFGKSGGLGVGFGGGSGFGGGFGGGGGGGGGGGGGGGGGFGGGSGIGGGAGGGVGGGAGFGKGGGLGGGAGGGFGKGGGLGGGIGKGGGLGGGAGGGVGGGIGKGGGLGGGYGKGGGLGGGIGKGGGLGGGAGGGYGKGGGLGGGIGKGGGLGGGIGKGGGLGGGAGGGFGKGGGLGGGIGKGGGLGGGAGGGFGKGGGLGGGIGKGGGLGGGAGGGFGKGGGLGGGIGKGGGLGGGVGGGNGGGLGGGAGGGFGKGGGLGGGIGSGGGGGGGGGGGGFGGGFGKGGGFGGGFGKGGGFGGGSGGGFGGGFGGGGGGGVGGGFGGGSGFGGGGGGGIGHH
- the LOC111806872 gene encoding glycine-rich cell wall structural protein-like isoform X1; amino-acid sequence: MATGCNRVTLLSLFCFYVLVFSVVAKEVSNGEEEKFLFFGKSGGLGVGFGGGSGFGGGFGGGGGGGGGGGGGGGGGFGGGSGIGGGAGGGVGGGAGFGKGGGLGGGAGGGFGKGGGLGGGIGKGGGLGGGAGGGVGGGIGKGGGLGGGYGKGGGLGGGIGKGGGLGGGAGGGYGKGGGLGGGIGKGGGFGKGGGLGGGVGGGVGGGIGKGGGLGGGIGKGGGLGGGAGGGYGKGGGLGGGIGKGGGLGGGAGGGFGKGGGLGGGIGKGGGLGGGAGGGFGKGGGLGGGIGKGGGLGGGAGGGFGKGGGLGGGIGKGGGLGGGVGGGNGGGLGGGAGGGFGKGGGLGGGIGSGGGGGGGGGGGGFGGGFGKGGGFGGGFGKGGGFGGGSGGGFGGGFGGGGGGGVGGGFGGGSGFGGGGGGGIGHH
- the LOC111806872 gene encoding glycine-rich cell wall structural protein-like isoform X2 is translated as MATGCNRVTLLSLFCFYVLVFSVVAKEVSNGEEEKFLFFGKSGGLGVGFGGGSGFGGGFGGGGGGGGGGGGGGGGGFGGGSGIGGGAGGGVGGGAGFGKGGGLGGGAGGGFGKGGGLGGGIGKGGGLGGGAGGGVGGGIGKGGGLGGGYGKGGGLGGGIGKGGGLGGGAGGGYGKGGGLGGGIGKGGGFGKGGGLGGGVGGGVGGGIGKGGGLGGGIGKGGGLGGGIGKGGGLGGGAGGGFGKGGGLGGGIGKGGGLGGGAGGGFGKGGGLGGGIGKGGGLGGGAGGGFGKGGGLGGGIGKGGGLGGGVGGGNGGGLGGGAGGGFGKGGGLGGGIGSGGGGGGGGGGGGFGGGFGKGGGFGGGFGKGGGFGGGSGGGFGGGFGGGGGGGVGGGFGGGSGFGGGGGGGIGHH